CAAAATAATAAAGTAGATAGATTTTATCTAATTAGTGAATTGAGATTGTAAGCATGAATCGAAAGAAAATCATCTCTATAGTGGGAGCAAGGCCTCAATTTGTAAAACTGGCACCTTTATCAGAAAAGCTAACCCAGTTTCACAAAGAGATAATTATCCATACTGGACAGCATTATGACCATAATATGTCAGATTCATTTTTTAGTGATCTGAAAATAAAACAACCTAAATATAATTTAAACATTGGTTCTGCTACACAAGGTGCTCAAACAGGCACTATGCTTACTGAAATTGAAAAGGTTTTGGAAATCGAGAAACCACAATTGGTAATTGTTTTTGGAGATACAAATTCAACACTTGCTGGTGCTTTAGCTGCATCTAAAATGGGAATTGATGTTGTCCATATTGAAGCTGGTTTAAGGAGTTTCAATCGTTCTATGCCAGAAGAAATAAACCGAATTGTAACGGATCATGTTTCAGAATATTTGTTTGCACCAACTCAAAATGCAATGAATCTTATGCAAAATGAAGGACTACAAGATAAATCGTATTTAGTTGGAGATATTACTGTTGATGCTTTGATGAGAAATTTGGAAGTAGCGAAATCAAAATCGATTATACTCGATGAACTGAAATTAACAGAAAACTCATATTACTTATTGACACTTCATAGGCCTTATAATGTGGATGATCCCAACGTTTTGAGAAATATCCTAGACACATTAAGCCAATTAGATGAACTTGTTTTGTTCCCTGTGCATCCACGGACAAAAAGTATTCTAGAGACACATAAAATTGCAGTCGGGAAAAATATTCAAATGATTGAACCACTAGGTTACTTGGACTTCATTTATCTTCAATCGAATGCAAGGAAAATATTAACAGACTCGGGAGGTATACAAAAAGAAGCATTTATATTAATGAAACCCTGTATTACCTTACGATCAGAAACTGAATGGATAGAAACCGTTGAAGAGGGATGGAACTTGCTAATGAAACCAGAAAGTGATTTAGATGCAGAAAAAATAATGAATTTCAATCCAACTAAAGTTCAAATGGATATTTTTGGACATAATAATGCAGACAAAATGGTTGAGATCATTAATAATATATAAAAGTTGTTACACAAAGTTTCACAAAGAAGACATAGGATCACAGAGTTATGGTTGAAAATGAGATTTCCAAGCTCATAATAGGCAAGTCTATTGAGATACATAGGTCTTTAGGACCTGGATTGTTAGAATCTGCATATCAGGAGTGCTTATTTTATGAGTTAGTCACTGAAGGATTGAAAGTTGAAAAGGAAAAGCCAATGCCTATAGTTTATAAGGAAGTCAAACTTGATCATGGCTACAGATTAGACTTATTGGTAGAAAATAAAGTTGTTATAGAAATAAAAAGTATAGAAAGTTTTACAGATGTTCATACAGCACAAGT
This genomic interval from Bacteroidota bacterium contains the following:
- a CDS encoding GxxExxY protein; this encodes MVENEISKLIIGKSIEIHRSLGPGLLESAYQECLFYELVTEGLKVEKEKPMPIVYKEVKLDHGYRLDLLVENKVVIEIKSIESFTDVHTAQV
- the wecB gene encoding UDP-N-acetylglucosamine 2-epimerase (non-hydrolyzing): MNRKKIISIVGARPQFVKLAPLSEKLTQFHKEIIIHTGQHYDHNMSDSFFSDLKIKQPKYNLNIGSATQGAQTGTMLTEIEKVLEIEKPQLVIVFGDTNSTLAGALAASKMGIDVVHIEAGLRSFNRSMPEEINRIVTDHVSEYLFAPTQNAMNLMQNEGLQDKSYLVGDITVDALMRNLEVAKSKSIILDELKLTENSYYLLTLHRPYNVDDPNVLRNILDTLSQLDELVLFPVHPRTKSILETHKIAVGKNIQMIEPLGYLDFIYLQSNARKILTDSGGIQKEAFILMKPCITLRSETEWIETVEEGWNLLMKPESDLDAEKIMNFNPTKVQMDIFGHNNADKMVEIINNI